A genome region from Perca fluviatilis chromosome 20, GENO_Pfluv_1.0, whole genome shotgun sequence includes the following:
- the LOC120549604 gene encoding potassium voltage-gated channel subfamily S member 3-like, whose translation MMYGQILHPHSPDGCFINVNVGGFKQRMEHNVLKQFPQTRLGRLLCCRSKEAVLELCDDFSPSEMEYYFDRSPRFFGYVLNFYLTGKIHLVDGLCVISFFQEIEYWGIKERHLDFCCSNKFHELMGLAGEKCWDQSSDDLQLHSSDSSIEELSASEEDIEMFEGSWCADVRRNIWIRLENPGYSTSAKVMAVTSLSVVLVSIVAMCVHSMPDFHQVDLNEKEIENPVLTFFESLCVLFFSAEFILRLAVAPSARKFLCSPLNIIDLMSIMPFYVTLACDKLDEGENTDLENVGKVVQILRLMRVFRILKLARHSAGLRSLGATLRHSSSEVGQLVLFLSVGISMFSALICFAETESEDSELQTIPIGWWWATISMTTVGYGDTFPVTLAGKLIGALCIICGLLIVALPITNIFNKFSKFYEKQRHIDLRRGNN comes from the coding sequence ATGATGTATGGACAGATCCTTCATCCACACAGCCCTGATGGTTGCTTTATAAATGTCAATGTTGGTGGTTTCAAACAACGGATGGAGCACAATGTTCTGAAACAATTCCCGCAGACACGTCTGGGTCGCCTTCTGTGTTGCAGGTCCAaagaagcagtcctggagctcTGCGATGACTTCAGTCCCTCTGAAATGGAGTACTATTTTGACCGCAGTCCACGTTTTTTTGGCTACGTTCTCAACTTCTACCTCACAGGCAAAATCCACCTGGTGGACGGGCTGTGCGTCATCTCATTTTTTCAAGAGATTGAGTATTGGGGCATCAAGGAGCGCCACCTGGACTTCTGCTGCAGCAACAAATTCCATGAACTGATGGGGCTTGCTGGAGAGAAGTGCTGGGATCAGAGCAGCGATGACCTGCAGCTCCACAGCTCGGACTCATCTATTGAGGAGCTGTCAGCTTCGGAGGAAGACATAGAAATGTTTGAAGGCTCCTGGTGTGCAGATGTCCGCAGGAATATCTGGATTCGACTTGAGAATCCAGGTTACTCCACTTCAGCCAAAGTGATGGCTGTAACATCCCTAAGCGTGGTCCTTGTCTCCATCGTTGCCATGTGCGTCCACAGCATGCCGGACTTCCATCAAGTGGATCTCAATGAGAAGGAGATTGAAAACCCAGTGCTGACTTTCTTTGAGAGCCTCTGTGTTCTGTTCTTCTCTGCAGAGTTTATTCTCCGTCTGGCTGTTGCACCATCAGCCAGGAAGTTCTTGTGCAGCCCTCTCAATATTATTGATTTGATGTCAATTATGCCCTTCTATGTAACCCTAGCCTGTGATAAATTGGATGAAGGTGAGAACACAGACCTGGAGAATGTTGGCAAAGTGGTGCAGATCTTGAGGTTGATGCGAGTCTTTCGCATCCTAAAACTGGCTCGCCACTCAGCTGGCCTTCGCTCTCTCGGTGCCACACTGCGACACAGCTCCAGTGAAGTAGGGCAGCTGGTGCTTTTCTTGTCTGTGGGCATTTCCATGTTTTCTGCTCTTATTTGCTTTGCAGAGACAGAATCCGAAGACTCAGAGCTGCAGACTATTCCTATTGGCTGGTGGTGGGCCACCATTAGCATGACTACAGTGGGCTACGGGGACACCTTTCCCGTGACGCTCGCTGGGAAGCTGATAGGAGCCCTGTGCATCATCTGTGGGCTGTTGATCGTGGCTCTGCCCATTACTAACATCTTTAATAAATTCTCCAAGTTCTATGAGAAGCAAAGACATATCGATCTCAGACGAGGCAATAACTGA